In Atribacterota bacterium, a genomic segment contains:
- a CDS encoding SurA N-terminal domain-containing protein produces the protein MQFIRKNIKPILLAIVIVFVVSIFYGLGQYRSSGSRSQQVGNMIAEVNGIGISYQQWQNTFMNFISRYDNQTLSSISDEVLASLKNNITEQLVNSTLIYQYAEKQNISIPDSDVNNEIEQIKSSFNSDQEFNNALSKNNLTLNQLKDNLNRQLMINKVVQNEYDKIAISEEEITQYYEENKSYFFQSEKRKISHILVEDKEEAELLLSQLSDGVIEFEKTAKDKSICPSAEQGGDLGYVVRGQMVPAFEEAAFSLEIGELSNIVETEYGYHIIQCNDIQEEKQLTLEEAKENIKNVFTYQKQNEVIEALLAQLREEANIIIHYDFTSELEAKEQDKDGNQITETEISTEENQLSEGDVSEEGIIEEIIEN, from the coding sequence ATGCAATTCATTAGAAAGAATATAAAACCAATATTACTGGCAATCGTTATCGTTTTCGTTGTTTCCATATTTTATGGTCTGGGTCAATACAGGTCTTCCGGTTCTCGTTCCCAGCAGGTGGGCAATATGATAGCTGAAGTGAACGGCATCGGAATAAGTTACCAACAGTGGCAAAATACCTTTATGAATTTTATTTCCCGTTATGATAATCAAACCCTATCCAGCATCAGTGATGAGGTATTAGCTTCTCTTAAAAACAATATTACCGAACAGCTGGTAAATTCGACCTTAATATATCAATATGCTGAGAAGCAAAACATAAGCATTCCAGATAGTGATGTAAATAATGAAATTGAACAGATTAAAAGCAGCTTTAACTCAGACCAAGAATTTAATAATGCTTTGAGCAAAAATAATCTAACTTTAAATCAATTAAAAGATAACTTAAACAGGCAATTGATGATTAATAAAGTTGTTCAAAATGAATATGATAAGATCGCCATTTCTGAAGAGGAAATAACGCAGTATTATGAGGAAAACAAGAGTTATTTCTTTCAATCGGAAAAGAGAAAGATAAGTCATATCCTAGTTGAAGATAAGGAAGAAGCGGAGCTGTTGTTAAGTCAACTAAGTGATGGGGTTATTGAGTTTGAGAAAACTGCTAAAGATAAATCTATTTGCCCTTCAGCAGAACAGGGTGGTGACTTGGGTTATGTTGTTCGGGGACAAATGGTCCCAGCATTTGAAGAGGCTGCTTTTTCCTTAGAAATAGGAGAACTGAGTAATATTGTTGAAACTGAATATGGTTATCATATTATTCAATGTAATGATATCCAGGAAGAAAAACAATTAACTTTGGAAGAAGCAAAAGAAAATATAAAAAATGTTTTTACCTACCAAAAACAGAATGAGGTAATTGAAGCACTCTTAGCCCAATTAAGAGAAGAAGCCAATATAATAATTCACTACGACTTTACCTCAGAATTAGAAGCCAAAGAACAGGACAAAGATGGTAATCAAATTACAGAAACTGAAATCTCTACTGAAGAAAATCAATTATCAGAAGGAGATGTTTCTGAAGAAGGTATAATTGAAGAAATAATAGAGAACTAA
- a CDS encoding succinylglutamate desuccinylase/aspartoacylase family protein encodes MLEKRLIFFQKIYIYFTFLFILFLITPSLSVYALNQQTSAIIEKIIICEDTNYETDAYIFSSQQDRPVIMILAGVHGDELAGVTAVRRFMEDFQPAKGKVIVIPKTNKAACQSEVRAITPEEDLNRKYPGDKKSEGVARLAGEIMGIMNDYKVDFLLDLHESVDFYQQSSDHYGQTIVLDIHDNELLNQMSSYLLKQLNQKVILPENCFNILLKPVEGSGTHEAWHQYKIPGITFETCTKIEFSKRVNWHYHCIQKTLSFFNMVNIIKAK; translated from the coding sequence ATGTTAGAAAAAAGGCTTATTTTTTTTCAAAAGATATATATCTATTTCACCTTTTTATTTATCTTATTTTTAATAACACCTTCATTATCTGTTTACGCCCTTAACCAGCAAACTTCTGCTATTATTGAAAAAATAATCATTTGTGAAGACACTAATTATGAGACAGATGCCTATATTTTCTCTTCCCAGCAGGATAGGCCGGTAATAATGATTTTAGCTGGAGTACATGGTGATGAACTGGCAGGAGTTACGGCAGTTAGAAGATTTATGGAAGATTTCCAACCGGCAAAAGGAAAGGTTATTGTAATTCCAAAGACCAATAAAGCAGCGTGTCAGAGCGAAGTACGTGCTATTACTCCCGAGGAAGATTTGAATCGAAAATATCCTGGGGATAAGAAATCAGAAGGAGTTGCTAGGTTAGCAGGAGAGATTATGGGAATAATGAATGATTATAAGGTTGATTTCCTGCTGGATTTACATGAATCAGTTGATTTTTATCAGCAGAGCTCTGATCATTATGGACAGACCATTGTTCTTGATATTCATGATAATGAATTACTGAATCAAATGAGTAGTTATTTACTCAAACAATTAAACCAGAAGGTCATTTTACCAGAAAACTGTTTTAATATACTGCTGAAACCTGTTGAGGGTTCAGGAACACATGAAGCTTGGCACCAATATAAGATTCCCGGCATTACCTTTGAAACATGTACCAAGATAGAATTCTCTAAAAGAGTTAACTGGCACTATCACTGTATTCAAAAAACATTATCTTTTTTTAATATGGTAAATATTATAAAAGCAAAGTAA
- a CDS encoding VanW family protein: protein MYNRHYYHNKKARPTKWLNSRLFLILLASILFFFLIYSIDLLIYRGKIYPSVLTMNQEIGGLRKNEAYQILQPVIEDILNNPILINHEEGKLSIVPQDDIGAVIDIDRLINEAYSIGRRGTFFFRIKERILLIRKDYHLSPLVRVEENRFKSFYNQLQVKFEQPSRDASLASDRVIPAQIGIVINEEQLLKDIENGIIEITPSNMPISIDLPVHHQEPEVSTTEILASIGVFETISTYETSLLGKEENTFYNIQKAAEQINGIIIKPGEIFSFNQIIGPADKEDGYKESTIIANGQFINGYGGGVCQVSTTLYNAVLLANLQIMERYNHSIYGEVTNYVPLGRDAAIFYGYKDLKFKNSLDQLIVILSEVKPDSLVVTIRGEKGLDKNVRIITQDLKTYDYDVIKIKQEGTRTANDANNVIQEGVSGYSIKTYRLIIDNSGERMELLSEDRYASVSKKILFD from the coding sequence TTGTATAATCGCCATTATTATCATAATAAGAAAGCAAGACCTACTAAATGGTTAAATAGTAGGTTATTTTTAATATTACTTGCCTCTATTTTGTTCTTTTTTCTAATATATTCAATTGATTTACTAATCTATAGAGGGAAAATATATCCCAGTGTGTTAACTATGAATCAGGAAATCGGTGGATTAAGAAAGAACGAAGCTTATCAAATTCTACAACCAGTTATTGAAGATATCCTTAACAATCCTATATTAATTAATCATGAGGAAGGGAAATTAAGTATAGTACCTCAAGATGATATTGGTGCTGTCATTGATATAGACAGACTAATCAATGAAGCTTATTCTATTGGTAGGAGGGGCACTTTTTTCTTTAGAATAAAGGAAAGAATACTTTTGATTAGAAAAGATTATCACCTTTCTCCTTTGGTAAGAGTTGAGGAAAATAGATTTAAATCTTTTTATAACCAATTACAAGTAAAATTTGAACAACCTTCTCGAGATGCCTCCCTTGCTTCGGATAGAGTTATTCCAGCACAGATAGGAATAGTAATAAATGAAGAACAGTTATTAAAGGATATAGAAAATGGTATAATTGAAATAACACCATCAAATATGCCTATTAGCATTGATTTGCCGGTTCATCATCAAGAACCCGAAGTATCCACTACGGAAATTTTGGCAAGCATTGGAGTTTTTGAGACCATAAGTACATATGAAACTTCTTTACTGGGCAAAGAAGAAAATACCTTCTATAATATCCAAAAAGCAGCAGAACAAATTAATGGTATTATAATAAAACCCGGGGAAATATTTTCCTTTAATCAAATAATAGGTCCCGCCGATAAAGAAGATGGTTATAAAGAGAGCACTATTATTGCTAATGGACAGTTTATCAATGGATATGGTGGTGGCGTATGTCAGGTTTCCACTACTCTGTATAACGCTGTACTACTGGCTAATCTTCAAATTATGGAAAGATATAATCATTCTATCTATGGTGAGGTAACAAATTATGTTCCTTTAGGGAGAGATGCTGCAATATTTTATGGGTATAAAGATTTGAAGTTTAAAAATTCTTTAGACCAATTAATTGTAATCCTTAGCGAAGTTAAGCCAGATAGTCTGGTGGTTACTATCCGGGGAGAAAAGGGATTGGATAAGAATGTCAGAATAATTACTCAGGATCTAAAAACTTATGATTATGATGTGATTAAAATTAAGCAGGAAGGTACACGAACAGCTAATGATGCAAATAATGTAATCCAGGAAGGAGTTTCCGGTTATAGTATTAAGACTTATCGGTTAATAATAGATAATTCAGGAGAAAGAATGGAATTACTCTCTGAAGATCGTTATGCCAGTGTTTCCAAAAAAATTCTGTTTGACTGA
- the surE gene encoding 5'/3'-nucleotidase SurE produces MNILLTNDDGIQAKGLVELKGYLEKIGRVTVIAPDRERSGSGCSTTIYETVCCCKTWSGSSFFGYSLSGTSVDCVIIGLDKLLSHDKPQLVVAGINAGANLGRDVFYSGTVGAAIEGAFHDIFSMAISIDKTDNISFGGAIKVMDMIIKTLPSHISQIPMVLNINIPGTDYDNIRGFKLTQPAPVFHQKTIESIYRTEQVEYFWIAGSAPVGEMDKNSDYWAIKNNYVSITPFAVQLRAAINQDELEKWIHRLNY; encoded by the coding sequence TTGAACATACTATTAACTAATGATGATGGTATACAGGCAAAAGGTTTGGTAGAATTAAAAGGATATTTGGAAAAAATAGGCAGGGTTACAGTAATAGCACCTGATCGGGAAAGGAGCGGTTCAGGGTGTTCAACTACTATTTATGAAACAGTCTGCTGTTGTAAAACATGGTCAGGAAGTAGTTTTTTTGGCTATTCCTTAAGTGGGACATCGGTTGATTGTGTGATAATTGGTCTGGATAAATTGTTGTCTCATGATAAGCCGCAATTAGTGGTGGCAGGAATCAATGCCGGTGCTAATTTGGGGAGAGATGTTTTTTATTCGGGAACAGTCGGTGCTGCTATAGAAGGAGCTTTCCATGATATCTTTTCCATGGCCATATCTATAGATAAAACAGATAACATTTCTTTTGGCGGAGCTATTAAGGTGATGGATATGATAATCAAAACATTACCATCACATATTAGCCAGATACCAATGGTATTAAATATTAACATTCCCGGAACTGATTATGATAATATAAGAGGATTTAAATTAACACAACCCGCGCCTGTTTTTCATCAAAAAACAATTGAAAGTATTTACAGAACTGAGCAGGTGGAATATTTTTGGATTGCGGGAAGCGCACCAGTTGGAGAAATGGATAAGAATAGTGATTATTGGGCTATAAAGAATAATTATGTATCCATCACTCCTTTTGCTGTTCAGTTAAGGGCAGCTATTAATCAGGATGAATTAGAAAAGTGGATTCACAGACTTAATTATTAA
- a CDS encoding NAD(P)/FAD-dependent oxidoreductase gives MDKRYDVIIVGAGPAGIFATLELLKSYRKDITILILEKGKNITKRKCPMREQKTACQQCSPCSLLSGWGGGGAFSDGKLNLTSDFGGNLSDYISEEELNQLINYVDKIYRQFGAEDSVYGNNQEKIEQIKREAAKANLRFIPAKIRHLGTEKCFTILKNIYDFLKDKLEIRTDTEVNRVVKEDNEVSGVITSTGEYIKGRYVILSPGRVGAEWLKNQATELALPIFRNPVDVGVRVEVPAVILEHLTDTLYESKLIYYSACFDDKVRTFCMCPSGEVVMEYNNGITTVNGHSYSNKKTDNTNFAILVSTMFTKPFQEPIAYGKHIANLANILSGGVIIQRLGDLILGRRSTPDRIDHSIVIPTLSSATPGDLSFVLPYRILSDILEMLKSLDKIAPGVYCEQTLLYGAEVKFYSARLDLSQQLETKIKNLFAIGDGAGITRGLIQSSVSGVIVAREVNHRRGKNY, from the coding sequence ATGGATAAAAGATATGATGTTATTATAGTTGGAGCAGGGCCAGCAGGTATTTTTGCTACTCTGGAATTACTAAAGAGTTATCGAAAGGATATTACTATTCTAATTTTAGAAAAAGGCAAAAATATCACCAAGAGAAAATGTCCCATGAGAGAGCAAAAAACTGCCTGCCAGCAATGTAGTCCCTGTTCATTATTATCAGGATGGGGCGGAGGCGGTGCCTTTAGTGATGGGAAACTAAATCTTACTAGTGATTTTGGTGGCAACCTGTCTGATTACATTAGCGAAGAAGAATTAAACCAATTAATTAATTATGTTGATAAAATCTATCGCCAGTTTGGAGCAGAAGACAGTGTCTATGGTAACAATCAGGAAAAAATTGAACAAATTAAAAGAGAAGCAGCTAAAGCGAATCTAAGGTTTATTCCTGCTAAGATTCGGCACTTAGGAACAGAGAAATGTTTCACCATATTAAAAAATATCTATGATTTTCTAAAAGATAAACTAGAGATTAGAACCGATACTGAAGTCAATAGGGTGGTCAAAGAAGATAATGAAGTTAGTGGAGTCATTACCTCAACTGGAGAATATATTAAAGGAAGGTATGTTATTCTTTCTCCTGGTAGAGTGGGCGCAGAATGGTTAAAGAATCAAGCTACAGAATTAGCATTACCGATTTTTCGCAATCCGGTAGATGTTGGAGTAAGAGTAGAAGTTCCAGCAGTGATTTTAGAACATCTAACTGATACACTTTATGAATCAAAGTTGATTTACTATTCAGCCTGCTTTGATGATAAAGTACGTACCTTTTGTATGTGTCCTTCTGGCGAAGTAGTGATGGAATATAATAACGGTATTACCACGGTTAATGGTCATAGTTATAGTAATAAAAAGACCGATAATACCAATTTCGCTATATTAGTAAGCACAATGTTTACAAAACCTTTCCAGGAACCAATTGCCTATGGAAAACATATCGCCAATTTAGCCAATATTTTAAGTGGTGGAGTAATTATTCAACGTCTGGGTGATTTGATTTTAGGAAGAAGGTCTACACCTGACAGAATAGATCATTCTATAGTAATACCAACCTTAAGCAGTGCTACACCAGGAGATCTGAGTTTTGTTTTACCCTATCGAATTCTTAGCGATATTTTGGAGATGTTAAAATCCCTGGATAAAATTGCTCCTGGTGTTTACTGTGAACAAACTTTATTGTATGGAGCAGAGGTTAAGTTTTATTCAGCAAGATTAGACTTATCTCAGCAGCTGGAAACAAAAATAAAAAATCTCTTTGCCATTGGTGACGGAGCAGGAATCACTAGAGGCCTTATTCAATCATCTGTTTCTGGTGTTATTGTTGCTCGGGAAGTTAATCATAGAAGGGGCAAAAATTATTGA